The Gemmatimonadaceae bacterium genome window below encodes:
- a CDS encoding zinc-dependent metalloprotease, producing MPLNRPRHSFVTVRPLLARVAFATAVAASTALAQPAAAPFLRVRVDEARNRAMLDIPVGQLDKDFLHQVTLATGFPAGGLDRAQSGQSVVVRLEKRGNRILMVRDNWSVRAPAGDAANQRAAAEAFPRSVVASFVADSARDGVYTVDASSLFLSDAYGVTESLRGSQAGAYRVDVSRSWLDTARTKSFARNAEVHAVLTFVSDAPGGSVRRAAPDAKAMTFEEHHSFVVLPEPQGYRPRDYDPRYGFGGTQFADLSKGFDGDYRGGFINRWRLIPRDPAAYARGELVEPVTPITYYLDPGIPAPYREALREGGNWWAKVFEAAGFRNAFHVLDLPAGADPMDARYNMLMWIHRNGPGPSVGPSYSDPRTGEIVRAVVRMDAWRSLIDYNIWAGTVPAFGAAGPNVDAETFALMRRRQHAAHEIGHTIGLQHNYIASSQGRASVMDYPFPLITANADGALDLRDAWRKGPGAWDSLTIRLGYTWYPTAAAEKAGLATIMKDGLARNVRFINDTYAGSNGSIPQVTRWDEGTTMFDAVTRSSQVRRILIDKFDERAIQPGEPMAMLNMRFTHVYLHHRYSLEALCKYVGGMDFTFTLRGDGQVPTRVLPAADQRKALNMALDALKPSELTVPERVIAMIPPPPPGFNTDMTWIDGSGGTAFDQVTLAGGLANEVVGYLLDRERAARLVLFQARDANALGLDEVLGTIVRRTWGAATPASSAERAVLRASQRAALDVMLDLAGDKRAMPDVRAQATLHVRALDQRLAAAPGADAAARAHVAAARRDIARFVAGEDTPESRPRYPVITLPWP from the coding sequence ATGCCTTTGAATCGCCCGCGACACTCGTTCGTCACCGTGCGCCCGTTGCTGGCCCGCGTCGCGTTTGCCACTGCGGTCGCCGCGTCCACGGCCTTGGCGCAACCGGCCGCGGCGCCGTTCCTGCGCGTCCGCGTGGACGAGGCGCGCAACCGTGCGATGCTGGATATCCCGGTCGGGCAACTCGACAAGGACTTCCTGCACCAGGTCACGCTGGCCACCGGATTCCCGGCCGGCGGTCTCGATCGTGCGCAGTCCGGCCAGAGCGTGGTGGTGCGACTCGAGAAGCGTGGCAATCGCATTTTGATGGTGCGCGACAACTGGAGTGTGCGCGCGCCGGCCGGCGACGCGGCCAACCAGCGGGCGGCCGCCGAGGCATTTCCGCGGTCGGTGGTGGCGTCGTTCGTGGCGGACAGCGCTCGCGACGGCGTGTACACGGTGGATGCGAGTTCGCTGTTCCTTTCGGACGCCTACGGTGTGACCGAGTCGTTGCGTGGTTCGCAAGCGGGCGCATATCGGGTTGACGTGAGCCGAAGCTGGCTGGACACCGCGCGCACGAAGTCGTTCGCGCGCAACGCCGAAGTGCATGCGGTGCTCACCTTTGTGAGCGATGCGCCCGGTGGATCGGTGCGCCGCGCCGCCCCCGATGCCAAGGCGATGACGTTTGAGGAACACCATTCGTTCGTCGTGTTACCGGAGCCCCAAGGCTATCGGCCGCGCGACTACGATCCACGCTACGGTTTTGGCGGCACGCAATTCGCCGATCTGTCCAAGGGGTTTGACGGCGACTATCGCGGAGGCTTCATCAACCGGTGGCGGTTGATTCCGCGTGACCCCGCGGCATACGCCCGCGGCGAGTTGGTGGAACCGGTCACGCCTATCACGTACTACCTCGATCCCGGCATCCCCGCGCCGTATCGCGAAGCGCTGCGCGAGGGCGGCAACTGGTGGGCCAAGGTGTTCGAGGCGGCCGGTTTCCGAAATGCATTCCACGTGCTGGACTTGCCCGCTGGCGCCGATCCCATGGATGCGCGCTACAACATGCTGATGTGGATTCATCGCAACGGACCGGGACCGTCGGTAGGCCCCAGCTACAGCGATCCCCGCACCGGTGAAATTGTGCGTGCGGTGGTGCGCATGGACGCATGGCGCTCGCTGATTGATTACAACATCTGGGCGGGTACGGTGCCGGCCTTCGGGGCGGCGGGTCCAAACGTCGACGCGGAGACGTTCGCGCTGATGCGCCGCCGACAGCACGCGGCGCACGAGATCGGGCACACCATTGGCTTGCAGCACAACTACATCGCGTCGTCGCAGGGACGGGCGTCGGTGATGGACTATCCGTTCCCGCTCATCACCGCCAACGCGGACGGTGCGCTGGACCTGCGCGACGCCTGGCGCAAGGGACCCGGCGCGTGGGACTCGCTGACCATTCGCCTGGGCTACACGTGGTATCCCACGGCGGCCGCCGAGAAGGCGGGATTGGCCACCATCATGAAGGATGGTCTGGCGCGCAACGTGCGATTCATCAACGACACGTATGCCGGTTCCAACGGGTCCATTCCGCAAGTCACGCGCTGGGATGAAGGCACCACGATGTTCGATGCCGTCACGCGTTCGTCGCAGGTGCGACGCATCCTGATTGACAAGTTCGACGAGCGGGCCATCCAGCCGGGCGAGCCGATGGCGATGCTCAACATGCGCTTCACGCATGTCTACCTGCATCACCGGTATTCGCTGGAAGCGCTGTGCAAGTATGTGGGTGGAATGGACTTCACGTTCACGCTGCGCGGCGACGGACAAGTACCCACGCGGGTGCTGCCCGCGGCCGATCAGCGCAAGGCGTTGAATATGGCGCTGGATGCGCTCAAGCCGTCGGAACTCACGGTACCGGAACGCGTGATTGCGATGATCCCGCCGCCGCCGCCGGGGTTCAATACCGACATGACGTGGATTGACGGCAGTGGCGGAACCGCCTTCGATCAGGTGACGCTGGCCGGCGGCCTGGCCAACGAAGTCGTCGGCTATCTGCTGGATCGGGAGCGCGCCGCACGCCTGGTGCTGTTTCAGGCGCGCGATGCGAACGCGTTGGGACTCGACGAAGTGCTGGGGACGATCGTGCGTCGCACGTGGGGAGCTGCGACACCCGCGTCGTCGGCGGAACGCGCGGTGCTGCGCGCGTCGCAGCGGGCGGCGCTCGATGTGATGCTCGACCTGGCGGGTGACAAGCGTGCCATGCCCGATGTGCGTGCGCAGGCCACCCTGCATGTGCGTGCGCTCGATCAGCGGTTGGCGGCAGCGCCCGGTGCCGATGCGGCCGCGCGTGCACATGTGGCGGCGGCACGTCGTGACATCGCGCGATTCGTCGCGGGCGAGGATACCCCGGAATCGCGTCCGCGCTACCCGGTTATCACGCTTCCGTGGCCATGA
- a CDS encoding zinc-binding dehydrogenase — MTQVVHAAVMTAPHQPIELRELPWPTLTPGSAMLRTKFSEVCGTDVHLHHGRLSGVPYPIVPGHVSVGHLAEIRGTMTDIEGVAFREGDLVTFLDVHETCGSCYECLVTKQTTRCPHRKVYGITYGIADGPLGGWADHIWMKPGVKLLRLPPSVDPAQFIAGGCGLVTAMHAVERGGVRLGSSVAVLGAGPVGQAAIALSALSGAQSVIAIGAPAARLAFATRMGATATVGLDVPHADRVVAVRAANDGRGVDIVIEASGDPSAVGQALDLVRDGGVVVVAGQYTDAGPVTINPHTQLNRKHAEVRGCWGCDYSHFHRAVQLLAHQGGQLPWLDALSQRFTLEQANEALAAVAERTVVKALIVPG; from the coding sequence ATGACCCAAGTCGTACACGCAGCCGTCATGACGGCCCCGCATCAGCCCATCGAATTGCGCGAACTGCCATGGCCGACGTTGACGCCCGGCAGCGCGATGCTGCGCACCAAGTTCTCGGAAGTGTGCGGCACCGACGTGCACCTGCATCACGGTCGGTTGTCCGGCGTGCCGTATCCCATCGTGCCCGGACACGTGTCGGTGGGTCACCTGGCGGAAATCCGCGGCACGATGACCGATATCGAAGGCGTCGCCTTTCGCGAAGGTGATCTGGTCACGTTCCTCGATGTGCACGAAACCTGCGGGTCGTGCTATGAGTGTCTGGTGACGAAGCAGACCACGCGATGTCCGCATCGCAAGGTGTATGGGATCACCTATGGCATCGCCGATGGGCCGCTGGGCGGATGGGCCGATCATATCTGGATGAAGCCCGGCGTCAAGCTGTTGCGACTCCCGCCGTCGGTCGACCCGGCGCAGTTCATCGCGGGCGGTTGCGGGCTGGTGACGGCGATGCATGCGGTGGAGCGCGGTGGTGTGCGACTGGGTTCGTCGGTGGCGGTGCTGGGGGCCGGACCCGTGGGACAGGCTGCTATTGCGCTGTCGGCACTCTCAGGCGCGCAGTCGGTGATTGCGATTGGCGCACCGGCCGCCCGACTGGCATTCGCCACGCGCATGGGGGCCACAGCCACGGTTGGGTTGGATGTGCCGCACGCCGATCGGGTTGTCGCCGTGCGAGCCGCCAACGACGGGCGCGGGGTGGACATCGTCATCGAGGCGTCGGGAGATCCCTCGGCGGTGGGACAGGCGCTTGATCTCGTGCGCGACGGCGGTGTGGTGGTCGTGGCCGGACAGTACACGGACGCTGGACCGGTCACCATCAATCCCCACACGCAACTCAATCGCAAGCACGCCGAGGTGCGTGGTTGCTGGGGGTGTGACTACTCGCACTTTCATAGAGCGGTGCAGTTGCTGGCCCATCAGGGCGGGCAGTTGCCATGGCTTGATGCGCTGTCTCAGCGCTTCACGTTGGAACAGGCCAACGAGGCCTTGGCGGCCGTGGCGGAGCGCACGGTGGTCAAGGCGTTGATCGTGCCCGGGTAA
- a CDS encoding DUF4334 domain-containing protein has protein sequence MTLESIASTEDALACFDAGAPVSLDAMIGRWRGGGVPTGHPMDGLLEHYGWFGKDFHDVDHVDPLLFASGNRPPFAVSPRLMPLGLVRYRALAQSAAARALFTLALPCLRTTKAAARLRLMEYRGVMTATMIYDHLPIHDVFRRVDASTLLGLMDQRGAARPFFFVLRRAV, from the coding sequence ATGACGCTTGAATCAATCGCGAGCACGGAGGACGCGCTCGCGTGTTTCGATGCGGGCGCGCCGGTGTCGCTGGACGCCATGATCGGTCGGTGGCGGGGCGGCGGCGTGCCAACCGGTCATCCGATGGACGGATTACTTGAGCACTACGGATGGTTCGGCAAGGATTTTCATGACGTCGATCACGTCGATCCACTGCTGTTTGCCTCGGGCAATCGCCCCCCGTTTGCCGTGTCACCACGACTGATGCCACTGGGACTCGTGCGATATCGCGCATTGGCGCAGTCCGCCGCAGCGCGCGCGCTCTTCACGCTGGCGCTGCCCTGCCTGCGCACCACCAAGGCGGCGGCGCGCCTGAGACTCATGGAATATCGCGGCGTGATGACCGCCACCATGATCTACGATCACCTGCCGATTCACGACGTGTTTCGACGCGTGGATGCATCGACGCTGCTCGGACTGATGGATCAGCGTGGCGCGGCGCGGCCCTTCTTCTTCGTGTTGCGACGCGCCGTGTGA
- a CDS encoding alkaline phosphatase family protein, whose amino-acid sequence MTRPTLRFAGLSAVLAMAAAGGVQCSASAAYANVITSAPSAQAATRPSLIVLIAIDQFRADYLQRFGPQMNGGLARLMRGGAWFTDAHHDHAITETAPGHATMLSGRFPRSTGIMMNSIGVEDESAPLLANGYGSGASPKRFLGTTLADWMRAADSKTRTLSVSMKDRAAILPNGKAPSDVYWYSPDGRFVTSTYYRKALPDWVKAFNDRQVPATYAGKHWTLLLPDSAYHEPDSVDVEGAGKQFLFPHLMPEDPFDAVNLIRASPYMDDVVATFALAGVRSLELGATARTDLLTISLSTTDLVGHRYGPDSREIHDQVLRVDRVIGRFLDSLYAIRDSSTVTVILTSDHGMGRIPELAAKTVTPMPVRASLESLRTVVRAKLRAAGIDTLAFIQEQNIVQLERAAFRKKALDPDSLLAFFATAARREIGVARVDRFRDLLADSANDVIARRWTHQFPSTVNIEMLITLTPMSTWGGNVASHGSPYDYDSHVPLIFSGFGVQNGTYPGFVRTVDIAPTLAAIAGVKPMEPLDGVPLRKALRERPASP is encoded by the coding sequence ATGACTCGTCCAACCCTGCGTTTCGCCGGTCTGTCGGCGGTTTTGGCCATGGCGGCCGCTGGTGGCGTCCAGTGCTCGGCGTCGGCAGCGTACGCGAACGTCATCACATCGGCGCCTTCCGCGCAGGCCGCCACACGCCCCTCGCTGATCGTCCTCATCGCCATCGATCAGTTCCGCGCCGACTATCTGCAGCGCTTCGGGCCGCAAATGAACGGCGGGCTGGCCCGTCTCATGCGTGGTGGCGCCTGGTTCACGGACGCGCACCACGATCATGCGATTACGGAAACGGCACCAGGGCACGCGACGATGCTGTCCGGCCGCTTTCCGCGGTCAACCGGCATCATGATGAACAGCATCGGCGTCGAGGACGAGTCCGCGCCGCTCCTGGCAAACGGATATGGATCCGGAGCATCTCCGAAACGATTCCTCGGAACCACCCTGGCGGATTGGATGCGCGCGGCCGACAGCAAGACGCGCACCCTCTCCGTGTCCATGAAGGATCGCGCGGCCATCCTGCCCAACGGCAAGGCGCCCAGCGACGTGTACTGGTATTCGCCGGATGGTCGGTTCGTGACCAGCACCTACTATCGCAAGGCGCTGCCCGATTGGGTCAAGGCGTTCAACGACCGTCAGGTCCCGGCCACGTATGCGGGCAAGCACTGGACGCTGCTGCTGCCCGATAGCGCGTATCATGAGCCGGACAGTGTCGACGTGGAGGGCGCGGGCAAGCAGTTCCTGTTTCCGCATCTGATGCCGGAGGACCCGTTCGATGCGGTGAATCTCATTCGTGCCTCGCCCTACATGGACGATGTCGTCGCGACGTTTGCCCTGGCCGGGGTGCGCAGCCTGGAGCTGGGCGCGACGGCGCGCACCGATCTGCTCACGATCTCGCTATCGACGACGGATTTGGTGGGACATCGGTATGGCCCGGATTCGCGCGAGATCCACGATCAGGTACTGCGCGTCGATCGCGTGATTGGGCGGTTCCTGGATTCCCTGTACGCCATCCGCGACTCGTCCACCGTGACCGTCATCCTCACGTCCGATCACGGCATGGGGCGCATTCCGGAGCTGGCGGCGAAGACCGTCACGCCGATGCCGGTTCGCGCCTCGTTGGAATCGTTGCGGACAGTGGTGCGCGCTAAGCTGCGCGCGGCCGGCATCGATACCCTCGCGTTCATTCAGGAACAGAACATCGTCCAGCTGGAGCGCGCGGCCTTTCGCAAGAAGGCCTTGGACCCCGACTCGCTGCTGGCATTTTTCGCCACGGCGGCCCGCAGGGAAATCGGCGTGGCTCGCGTTGACCGGTTCCGCGACCTGTTGGCGGATTCCGCCAACGACGTCATCGCGCGGCGCTGGACGCACCAGTTTCCGTCGACGGTCAACATCGAGATGCTTATCACCCTCACGCCAATGAGCACGTGGGGCGGCAACGTGGCCTCCCACGGTTCGCCGTACGACTACGACTCGCACGTACCGCTCATTTTCTCCGGTTTTGGCGTGCAGAACGGCACGTATCCCGGTTTCGTGCGCACCGTCGATATCGCGCCGACCCTTGCCGCGATTGCCGGGGTGAAGCCGATGGAGCCGCTCGATGGGGTCCCGCTTCGCAAGGCGCTGCGCGAACGCCCCGCCTCACCCTGA
- a CDS encoding DUF4956 domain-containing protein, translated as MSDSSFQSNAATRLIVRAIVYYVVLVGGVAALWKWVPRNNAAIPASLEALMGNAEAVTAKGMPVVQLDEGSLAISVGVAILAAVLLSLPVAWVYQLTRAKRGYQQSIVQLLVVLPSIVAGIVLLVKYSVALAFSLAGIVAAVRFRNTLDDSKDAVYVFLATAIGLASAVNLPVATVMSIGFNMVSLALWFTDFGSAPVELDGRIAEKRLKRAKQLARTGTFVARIDDEVFRNMSREQLEGVAERAWKRANATNEEPAAMPEELRLRITTADQGNMRRAVEVRLQEYTKQWRVGVIEQTDGITVVEYHVQLRKKTTPEELLTLVRTAGSTFVTNVELS; from the coding sequence GTGTCTGACTCGTCGTTCCAGAGCAATGCTGCCACGCGGTTGATCGTGCGGGCCATCGTGTACTACGTGGTCCTGGTTGGTGGTGTGGCGGCATTGTGGAAGTGGGTGCCGCGCAACAACGCGGCGATTCCCGCGTCGCTGGAAGCGTTGATGGGGAACGCTGAAGCCGTCACGGCAAAGGGGATGCCGGTGGTGCAGCTGGATGAGGGCAGCCTGGCGATCAGCGTGGGGGTGGCGATCCTGGCCGCGGTGTTGCTGTCGCTGCCGGTGGCCTGGGTCTACCAACTCACGCGGGCCAAGCGCGGCTATCAGCAGTCCATCGTGCAATTGCTGGTGGTGCTTCCGTCAATTGTGGCGGGCATCGTGCTGCTGGTGAAATACAGCGTGGCCCTGGCGTTCAGTCTGGCCGGCATCGTGGCGGCGGTCCGCTTTCGCAATACGCTCGATGACAGCAAGGACGCGGTGTACGTGTTTCTGGCAACGGCGATAGGCCTGGCATCCGCCGTGAACCTGCCAGTCGCGACGGTGATGTCGATCGGGTTCAACATGGTCTCGTTGGCGTTGTGGTTCACCGATTTCGGCAGCGCACCGGTGGAGCTGGACGGCCGGATCGCGGAGAAGCGACTCAAGCGCGCCAAGCAACTGGCGCGCACCGGCACGTTCGTGGCGCGCATCGACGACGAAGTGTTCCGCAACATGTCGCGCGAGCAACTGGAAGGGGTGGCCGAACGCGCGTGGAAACGGGCGAACGCCACCAATGAGGAGCCGGCGGCCATGCCGGAGGAGCTGCGACTTCGTATCACGACCGCTGATCAGGGCAACATGCGTCGCGCGGTCGAGGTGCGGCTGCAGGAATACACGAAGCAGTGGCGCGTGGGCGTCATCGAGCAGACCGACGGCATCACCGTCGTGGAGTATCACGTGCAGTTGCGGAAGAAGACCACCCCGGAGGAGTTGCTGACGCTTGTGCGCACCGCCGGTTCGACCTTTGTCACCAACGTGGAGTTGTCCTGA
- a CDS encoding DUF1707 and DUF2154 domain-containing protein: protein MNEQRDAVAQRLSEQFAADRLSLEELERRLDLVYQAQSPAELSALTADLPAPVAMASPVVRGSHGAMTRSIRTVLGNVERSGAMELPPLLEVRAVLGNIELDLREASFGPFTEIAIRSVLGNVEITLPAGVRIENDGDGFLGSFECHVAPGAMPMVGTAPVVRLTGRVVLGNVEVHAMPGLEPPGVHRALGRGGKDGRMKTGE from the coding sequence GTGAACGAACAGCGGGATGCGGTGGCGCAACGCCTGTCGGAGCAGTTCGCGGCCGATCGGCTGAGTCTTGAAGAGCTCGAACGGCGATTGGACCTGGTGTATCAGGCGCAGTCGCCCGCCGAGTTGTCGGCACTGACGGCCGATCTGCCGGCACCCGTGGCGATGGCGTCGCCCGTGGTGCGCGGTTCGCATGGCGCAATGACGCGGAGCATTCGCACCGTGCTGGGCAATGTCGAGCGCAGCGGAGCGATGGAACTACCTCCGCTGCTGGAGGTGCGTGCCGTACTCGGCAACATCGAGCTCGATCTGCGCGAAGCGTCGTTCGGCCCCTTCACCGAAATCGCGATTCGCTCGGTGCTGGGCAACGTGGAGATCACCTTGCCGGCGGGCGTGCGGATCGAGAATGACGGCGACGGATTTCTGGGATCGTTCGAATGCCATGTGGCGCCGGGTGCCATGCCGATGGTCGGGACTGCACCCGTCGTGCGTCTCACTGGTCGGGTCGTCCTGGGCAATGTCGAAGTCCACGCCATGCCGGGGCTTGAGCCGCCGGGCGTGCATCGGGCACTGGGGCGGGGGGGCAAAGACGGGAGAATGAAGACGGGAGAATGA
- a CDS encoding NAD(P)-dependent alcohol dehydrogenase, translating into MTISAIGYAAPSATAPLAPWTFDRRAPGARDVQIEILFCGICHSDLHTVRGEWGPVAYPLVPGHEIVGRVVATGADVTRYKAGDLVGVGCLVDSCQQCGTCSAGLEQYCENGNTGTYDGVEKETGKPTQGGYSSSIVVDERFVLRIPTGMDLAAAAPLLCAGITTYSPLRHWKAGPGKRVGVVGIGGLGHMAVKIARAMGAHVVALTTTPAKATDAARLGAHEVVVSTDRVAMKAIRSSLDLIIDTVGTSHDLEAELRLLRLDGALVIVGLSPEPNPAMRAGLLVAKRRSIAGSSIGGLAETQEMLDFCAEHGIASDIELIRADQINEAYERMLRSDVRYRFVIDMATLG; encoded by the coding sequence ATGACTATCTCTGCCATCGGCTATGCCGCCCCCAGCGCCACGGCGCCGCTCGCTCCGTGGACTTTCGACCGGCGCGCCCCGGGCGCCCGCGACGTCCAGATCGAGATCCTGTTCTGCGGGATCTGTCATTCCGATCTCCATACCGTTCGCGGCGAGTGGGGGCCGGTGGCGTACCCGCTGGTGCCCGGACACGAGATCGTGGGCCGTGTCGTGGCCACCGGCGCCGACGTCACCCGCTACAAGGCTGGCGATCTGGTTGGCGTGGGCTGCCTGGTGGACAGTTGTCAGCAGTGTGGAACTTGCAGCGCGGGTCTGGAGCAGTACTGCGAGAACGGCAACACGGGCACCTACGACGGCGTCGAAAAGGAAACCGGTAAACCAACGCAAGGCGGTTACTCCAGTTCGATTGTCGTCGACGAACGCTTTGTGCTGCGAATTCCCACGGGAATGGACCTCGCAGCGGCAGCGCCACTACTTTGCGCCGGTATTACCACCTACTCGCCGCTTCGCCACTGGAAGGCGGGCCCGGGTAAACGGGTCGGCGTAGTGGGAATTGGCGGCCTCGGCCACATGGCCGTGAAGATTGCCCGGGCCATGGGTGCGCATGTCGTAGCGCTCACCACCACACCGGCCAAGGCGACCGATGCCGCTCGACTCGGTGCGCACGAGGTCGTGGTGTCCACCGACCGCGTCGCCATGAAGGCAATTCGTAGTTCGCTCGACCTGATCATCGATACGGTTGGGACGTCACACGACCTGGAAGCCGAACTGCGCCTGTTACGCCTGGATGGCGCGTTGGTGATCGTCGGACTGTCGCCTGAACCCAATCCGGCCATGCGGGCCGGGCTGCTCGTTGCCAAGAGGCGCTCCATCGCCGGCTCCAGCATCGGCGGCCTCGCGGAAACGCAGGAGATGCTGGATTTCTGCGCCGAGCATGGCATCGCCTCGGATATCGAGCTGATCCGGGCGGATCAGATCAACGAGGCCTACGAGCGGATGCTGCGCAGCGATGTGCGGTATCGGTTTGTGATTGACATGGCGACGCTGGGTTGA